In Candidatus Methanosphaera massiliense, the following are encoded in one genomic region:
- a CDS encoding hydrogenase iron-sulfur subunit codes for MADEDLTIIGFCCNWCCYGGADNAGTSRMAYPPSIRIIRVMCSGRINPEMIFKAFHEGADGVFVGGCHLGDCHYDAGNYKWRRRAHLVRFILDEMGIDQRRFKHDWVSASEGSKFQRVMNEFYDELSQMQEQGELASK; via the coding sequence ATGGCAGATGAAGATTTAACAATTATAGGCTTTTGTTGTAATTGGTGTTGTTATGGTGGAGCAGATAATGCAGGAACAAGTAGGATGGCATATCCACCAAGTATTAGAATAATTAGAGTAATGTGTTCTGGTAGAATAAATCCTGAGATGATATTCAAAGCATTCCACGAAGGAGCTGATGGAGTATTTGTAGGGGGATGTCACTTAGGAGATTGTCACTATGATGCAGGAAACTACAAATGGAGAAGAAGAGCACATCTAGTCAGATTTATCCTTGATGAAATGGGTATAGATCAAAGAAGATTTAAACATGACTGGGTTTCTGCATCAGAAGGATCAAAATTCCAGAGAGTAATGAATGAATTCTATGATGAATTATCCCAAATGCAAGAACAGGGAGAACTTGCATCAAAATAA
- a CDS encoding 4Fe-4S dicluster domain-containing protein: MSEIFTRCLKCYRCRDVCPVCNCKVCSLEKPYYEEDPFAEPDPLMLHAIRMGHMAFSCINCGQCEDVCPMEIPLSKIFQKVQLKYREETGYISGVTEDKPMMYSGEKEEIVE; the protein is encoded by the coding sequence ATGTCAGAAATATTCACAAGATGCTTAAAATGTTACAGATGCAGAGATGTATGCCCAGTATGTAATTGTAAAGTATGTTCATTAGAAAAACCATACTATGAAGAAGACCCATTTGCAGAACCAGACCCATTAATGCTACATGCAATAAGAATGGGACACATGGCATTTAGCTGTATAAACTGTGGTCAATGTGAAGATGTATGTCCAATGGAAATACCATTATCAAAAATCTTCCAAAAAGTACAATTAAAATATAGAGAAGAAACAGGATATATCTCAGGTGTAACTGAAGATAAACCTATGATGTATAGTGGAGAAAAAGAGGAAATAGTAGAATAA
- a CDS encoding transposase, with translation MEVNTKNNAFHFVITLCHYRIENMTNRLGKQLIKDAINNENLSDEKIKKYLSSKSLNEMDLINKINDELYNDNSKQISIEKIQKICRKEDNNNSRKIGYEKRLRLLNNLSNPKIMEINSKEKRINIILDNARIHHAKIVEKACEILNINLIFLKPYCPDLNPIEDVWRKIKSKIYKSMYENLNKLIEIFEREFYKIVDLTSFYTNWVNEYLGINIW, from the coding sequence ATGGAGGTAAATACAAAAAACAATGCATTTCACTTTGTAATTACCTTATGCCATTACCGTATTGAAAACATGACTAATAGATTAGGTAAACAATTAATCAAAGATGCAATAAACAATGAAAACTTATCTGATGAAAAAATAAAAAAATATCTATCCTCTAAATCACTAAATGAAATGGATTTGATAAATAAAATCAATGATGAACTATATAATGACAATTCCAAACAAATTTCCATAGAAAAAATTCAAAAGATTTGCAGGAAAGAAGACAACAACAATTCAAGAAAAATAGGGTATGAAAAAAGATTAAGATTACTGAATAACCTATCAAATCCAAAAATAATGGAAATAAACTCAAAAGAAAAAAGAATAAATATTATTTTAGATAACGCAAGAATACATCATGCTAAAATTGTTGAAAAAGCCTGTGAAATATTGAACATAAATTTAATCTTTTTAAAACCATATTGCCCTGATTTAAATCCAATTGAAGATGTATGGCGTAAAATTAAATCTAAAATATATAAATCAATGTATGAAAATTTAAACAAATTAATAGAAATATTTGAACGTGAATTCTATAAAATAGTTGATTTAACATCATTTTACACAAATTGGGTTAATGAATATTTAGGTATAAACATTTGGTAA
- a CDS encoding helix-turn-helix domain-containing protein — translation MEKFNNKIEKHLELSEISDMLKEYKEYYTVYRRLLLINMVANGESIAKASKNINISRKTGERWVKQYNENGVDGLFSNYSNCGRKSYLTDQQLKELNEIITGNEEKYNLKDVRNLIKEKYGITYSEKQVWVITRQKLNLNYGKPFIKYNTRPKNPEEDLKKN, via the coding sequence ATGGAAAAATTTAATAATAAAATTGAAAAACATTTAGAACTTTCAGAAATTTCAGACATGCTGAAAGAGTACAAGGAATATTACACTGTTTATAGGCGTCTTTTGTTAATTAACATGGTTGCAAATGGTGAAAGTATTGCTAAAGCCTCAAAAAACATTAATATTTCAAGAAAAACAGGCGAACGTTGGGTCAAACAATATAATGAAAATGGCGTTGATGGTTTATTTTCAAATTATTCCAATTGTGGAAGAAAATCATATTTAACTGATCAACAATTAAAAGAATTGAATGAAATCATAACTGGAAATGAAGAGAAATATAATTTAAAAGATGTACGAAACTTAATTAAAGAAAAATATGGTATAACATATAGTGAGAAGCAAGTATGGGTTATTACAAGACAAAAATTAAATTTAAACTATGGAAAACCATTCATTAAATACAACACACGTCCTAAGAATCCTGAAGAAGATCTTAAAAAAAACTAA
- a CDS encoding Coenzyme F420 hydrogenase/dehydrogenase, beta subunit C-terminal domain produces MEKYLQVKATNPEILEKAENGGAVTSLLKFLLESNTVEGVLNIKKEKDVYDGIPTFTTDADELIETAGSLHCAPTMISDIIARHLKDEKIAVTTKPCDAMAIDEIIKRCGINRDNVYMIGLNCGGTVQPIVAEKMIKLFYDINPEEVVSEEINKGKFIVELADGTEKSVKIDDLEDEGYGRRENCQRCELKIPRKADVACGNWGSSKGYTFVEINTPKGEQLIQNAIDNGYIEAKEASEKQIKIRKKVENIMIKMAKKTQKKQL; encoded by the coding sequence ATGGAGAAATACTTACAGGTTAAAGCAACAAATCCTGAAATATTAGAAAAAGCAGAAAATGGTGGAGCAGTAACATCTCTTCTAAAATTCTTATTAGAATCAAATACTGTTGAAGGCGTATTAAACATAAAAAAAGAAAAAGATGTATATGATGGTATACCAACATTCACAACTGATGCTGATGAATTAATAGAAACAGCAGGTTCACTTCACTGTGCTCCAACTATGATTTCAGATATAATTGCAAGACATCTTAAAGATGAAAAAATAGCAGTAACAACAAAACCCTGTGATGCAATGGCTATAGATGAAATCATCAAAAGATGTGGAATAAATAGAGATAATGTATATATGATAGGACTAAACTGTGGGGGAACAGTACAACCTATAGTAGCTGAAAAAATGATTAAATTATTCTATGATATTAATCCTGAAGAAGTAGTATCCGAGGAGATAAATAAAGGAAAATTTATTGTAGAATTAGCAGACGGAACAGAAAAATCAGTGAAAATAGATGACCTAGAAGATGAAGGTTATGGTCGAAGAGAAAACTGTCAAAGATGTGAATTAAAAATACCACGAAAAGCGGATGTAGCATGTGGAAACTGGGGATCCAGTAAAGGATACACCTTTGTAGAAATCAACACTCCAAAAGGAGAACAACTAATACAGAATGCAATAGACAATGGATACATAGAAGCCAAAGAAGCATCTGAAAAACAAATAAAAATCAGGAAAAAAGTAGAAAACATCATGATAAAGATGGCTAAGAAAACACAGAAAAAACAATTATAG